A stretch of the Medicago truncatula cultivar Jemalong A17 chromosome 5, MtrunA17r5.0-ANR, whole genome shotgun sequence genome encodes the following:
- the LOC11434937 gene encoding E3 ubiquitin-protein ligase RNF14, with the protein MFETSLKIEEEVNSIPSNMSGRYHRNKSQQQHRTKSKLRYVNKSELIVSSPNSVAVEQPVSSEDVIVNNNNNTVDDVASSSKTKTKEEYDYDNNDIDNGMDNTNRLDKLLTDIQQIELSEEEITINDQLQQDELLVVESIYGENVFSLDTWKGLRCFQIHINIDVLGEIGITAKVNSVNELETLSNNSDDFLYSFKVQYLPPIVLTCLLPKSYPSHQPPIFTISVKWLESAKILSLCSKLDSIWTEQQGQEVIYSWVEWLQNSSLSHLGFDEEIRLGPYGWNRVADARVVSGIGCIDADIPFLQSYNNERRHQNFLKELHECCVCYSEYPGTEFVRLPCKHFFCRKCLQTFTQIHVKEGNVSNLQCLDAKCKEMIPPGLLKHFLGDEEYERWESMMLEKTLASMSDVAYCPRCETPCIEEEDQHAQCPKCFFSFCTLCRERRHVGIACMTLEMKLQLLQDRQNSSHLKGNQKQIELAKINEMLSIKAIHRDSKLCPYCDMAISRTGGCNKMKCGNCGKYFCYLCNKALDPSDPYGHFREGGSCELFPQEMVDNWQPRINPRQEVQQIHAELFHLGGSACPSCRQFNVKIGNNNHMLCWACQSHYCYLCNKTVRRGTKHYGPKGCKQHTEG; encoded by the exons ATGTTTGAAACATCGCTTAAAATTGAGGAGGAGGTGAATTCAATTCCATCAAACATGAGTGGGAGATATCACCGCAAcaaatcacaacaacaacatcgtACCAAATCGAAACTTCGCTACGTTAACAAATCCGAACTAATTGTTTCTTCACCTAACTCTGTGGCGGTTGAACAACCAGTTTCCTCTGAGGATGTTAttgtcaacaacaacaacaacaccgtTGATGACGTGGCCAGTTCAAGCAAGACCAAGACCAAGGAAGaatatgattatgataataacgaTATTGATAATGGTATGGATAATACTAATAGGCTTGATAAGTTGCTTACTGATATTCAACAAATTGAATTATCCGAGGAAGAGATCACAATCAATGATCAATTGCAGCAAGATGAG TTACTTGTGGTGGAATCAATTTATGGAGAAAACGTTTTCAGccttgatacatggaaaggccTGCGTTGTTTTCAG ATACACATAAACATTGATGTTTTGGGTGAAATAGGCATTACTGCCAAGGTTAACTCTGTTAATGAACTTGAGACATTAAGCAACAATTCAGACGATTTCTTATACtctttcaaagttcaatatcTTCCACCGATTGTTTTGACATGTTTATTACCTAAGTCATATCCGAGTCACCAACCGCCTATATTTACAATCTCTGTCAAGTGGCTGGAATCTGCGAAGATTTTAAGTTTATGTTCCAAGTTGGATTCAATATGGACAGAACAACAAGGGCAGGAAGTGATTTACAGTTGGGTAGAATGGTTACAAAATTCTTCTCTTTCTCATTTGGGATTTGATGAGGAGATTAGATTAGGTCCTTATGGTTGGAATCGTGTTGCGGATGCACGCGTGGTTTCGGGAATTGGATGCATTGATGCTGATATTCCTTTTTTACAAAGCTACAACAATGAGAGACGCCATCAAAACTTCCTTAAAGAATTGCATGAATGCTGTGTTTGCTATAGTGAATATCCAG GTACCGAATTCGTCCGGTTACCatgcaaacattttttttgccGCAAATGCTTACAGACCTTTACACAGATACATGTAAAGGAAGGAAACGTTAGTAATCTTCAATGTCTTGATGCAAAATGCAAGGAGATGATTCCACCAGGCCTTTTAAAACACTTTCTTGGTGATGAAGAATACGAACGTTGGGAATCTATGATGTTAGAGAAAACACTTGCATCAATGTCTGATGTTGCTTATTGCCCGAGATGTGAAACACCCTGTATAGAGGAGGAAGACCAACATGCTCAGTGCCCAAAATGCTTTTTTAGCTTTTGTACCCTTTGCAGGGAACGCCGCCATGTTGGCATTGCATGCATGACCCTTGAAATGAAGCTTCAGCTTCTTCAG GATCGTCAAAATTCATCTCATTTAAAGGGGAATCAAAAGCAAATTGAACTTGCAAAGATTAATGAAATGCTCAGTATCAAAGCAATTCACCGTGATTCCAAGTTGTGCCCCTATTGTGACATGGCGATTTCTCGAACTGGAGGTTGTAACAAAATGAAGTGCGGTAATTGTGGAAAGTACTTCTGTTACCTCTGCAACAAAGCACTCGATCCATCAGATCCATATGGACATTTCAG GGAAGGGGGGTCCTGTGAATTGTTCCCACAAGAAATGGTTGACAATTGGCAACCACGAATCAATCCTCGCCAGGAAGTACAACAAATACATGCGGAACTCTTTCACCTCGGTGGCTCAGCTTGTCCTAGTTGTCGCCAATTTAATGTAAAG ATTGGAAACAATAATCACATGTTATGTTGGGCATGCCAAAGCCATTACTGCTACTTATGCAACAAGACTGTGAGGCGCGGGACTAAACATTATGGACCAAAAGGTTGCAAACAGCACACTGAAGGATAG
- the LOC11434938 gene encoding uncharacterized protein, with protein MERSNGCCFFSVSSTSIISTVFFVVILILVRAIHVIYRSGKPLSKRALKPVSTLIILGSGGHTAEMLNLLTVLEKDRFILPEVQFGCEQS; from the exons ATGGAAAGAAGCAATGGCTGCTGCTTCTTTAGTGTATCTTCAACTTCTATTATTTCAACTGTCTTTTTTGTTGTCATCTTGATCTTGGTTCGCGCCATTCATGTCATATATCGTAGCGGAAAGCCCTTGAGCAAAAGAGCTTTAAAACCTGTTAGTACTCTTATTATTTTAGGATCAG GTGGTCATACTGCCGAGATGCTTAATCTGTTGACAGTGTTAGAGAAAGATAGGTTTATATTGCCTGAAGTCCAGTTTGGATGTGAGCAGAGTTAG